One segment of Rosa chinensis cultivar Old Blush chromosome 6, RchiOBHm-V2, whole genome shotgun sequence DNA contains the following:
- the LOC112170763 gene encoding uncharacterized protein LOC112170763, whose translation MANDNLIIGQSRDFPLSQNPQLGLGHDHSMIMGQSHNFALGQTHDQDLEVGHGTNDDKQGLRDAHEHGLAYDQTNEHVIALQDIQNLEEEEALGLDQDNDLEPDQENIDVNSHDSDLGLSVVNHELVLMDSHELAVAENHDLSENLDLEMDQNQHMSILPVSGMSLEQSESMDSPPVLQCRALANSNHQLAVGQEFPDVQSCRRALRDAAIALHFEIQTVKSDKTRFTAKCASEGCSWRIHAAKLPGVPTFSIRTIHEEHTCRGITHLGHQQASVQWVANTVEQRLRENPNCKPKEILEEIHRVHGIALTYKQAWRGKERLMAAVRGSFEEDYRLLPQYCEQIRRTNPGSIAQVYGNPDDNSFQRLFVSLHASIYGFLNACRPLLGLDRVPLKSKYLGTLLFATGFDGEGALFPLAFGVVDEENDENWMWFLSEIRVLLENYAEYMPRLTILSDRRQGIVDGVEANFPTAFHGFCLQHLSDSLRKEFNSTPLVNLLWEAAYALTHFECEQKIMEIEEISPEAAQWIRQIAPTLWATAYFEGTRFGQLTANWAESLNSWIAEASGLPIIQLMECIRRHLMTWFNERREMSMQWTNILVPSAESSVTKAVELSHPFNAFRGNDADFEVRFPEGSHIVDIRNRRCTCNGWQFCGLPCSHAVAALRSCGQNVFRFTESCFTVTNYRKAYSETIHPIPDRTLWKEMAGFEDEANGSLWVTINPPKSLRPPSRPRKRRIRAEDAGRAKRVVHCSRCNQTGHFRTTCSAPI comes from the coding sequence ATGGCAAATGATAATCTAATCATTGGGCAGAGTCGTGATTTTCCGTTGAGTCAGAATCCACAGCTGGGACTGGGGCATGATCACAGTATGATTATGGGCCAAAGTCATAATTTTGCACTGGGACAAACCCATGATCAGGATTTGGAAGTAGGGCATGGTACTAATGATGATAAGCAGGGTCTTAGAGATGCCCATGAGCATGGATTAGCTTATGACCAGACAAACGAACATGTGATAGCTCTACAAGATATACAGaatcttgaagaagaagaagctttggGGTTGGATCAGGATAATGATCTTGAACCCGATCAAGAGAATATTGATGTTAACAGCCATGATAGTGATCTTGGTCTTAGCGTGGTGAATCACGAGTTGGTTTTGATGGATAGTCATGAATTGGCTGTTGCGGAGAACCATGATCTTTCTGAAAATTTAGATTTAGAGATGGATCAAAATCAGCACATGAGTATTCTACCTGTCTCAGGCATGTCATTGGAGCAGTCTGAGAGTATGGATAGTCCTCCTGTTCTTCAGTGTCGAGCGCTAGCTAATTCAAATCACCAGCTGGCTGTTGGGCAAGAGTTTCCTGATGTCCAGAGCTGTCGAAGGGCACTTAGAGATGCAGCTATTGCGCTTCACTTTGAGATACAGACAGTCAAGTCTGATAAAACTCGTTTCACTGCCAAATGTGCAAGTGAAGGATGCTCTTGGCGAATTCATGCTGCAAAGCTTCCAGGTGTGCCTACCTTCTCAATAAGGACCATTCATGAAGAACACACTTGTCGTGGAATCACCCATCTTGGTCATCAGCAAGCCTCAGTCCAGTGGGTGGCAAATACTGTGGAACAACGCTTGAGGGAGAATCCTAATTGCAAGCCAAAAGAGATACTAGAAGAGATCCACCGTGTTCATGGGATTGCGTTAACATATAAGCAGGCATGGAGGGGGAAGGAACGGCTCATGGCTGCTGTTCGTGGATCTTTTGAAGAAGATTATCGCCTCCTTCCTCAATATTGTGAACAGATCAGAAGGACCAATCCAGGAAGTATTGCCCAGGTTTATGGGAATCCTGATGATAACTCCTTCCAACGTCTATTTGTATCATTACATGCATCAATATATGGATTTTTGAATGCATGTCGGCCTCTTCTTGGACTTGATAGAGTTCCTCTGAAAAGCAAGTATCTTGGGACTTTGCTTTTTGCCACTGGATTTGATGGAGAGGGAGCTTTATTTCCATTGGCATTTGGAGTGGTGGATGAAGAGAACGATGAGAATTGGATGTGGTTCCTCTCTGAGATTCGGGTCCTACTGGAAAATTATGCAGAGTACATGCCAAGGCTTACAATTTTGTCTGATAGGCGGCAGGGTATTGTTGATGGAGTGGAAGCAAACTTCCCAACTGCTTTTCATGGGTTTTGTTTGCAGCATTTAAGCGACAGTTTACGGAAGGAATTTAATAGTACTCCGCTTGTTAATCTTCTATGGGAGGCTGCTTATGCTCTTACTCACTTTGAATGTGAACAAAAAATTATGGAGATTGAAGAGATCTCTCCAGAAGCAGCCCAATGGATTAGACAAATTGCACCAACGTTGTGGGCAACAGCATATTTTGAGGGTACAAGGTTTGGACAGTTGACGGCTAATTGGGCCGAATCTTTAAATTCTTGGATAGCAGAGGCATCTGGGCTTCCAATAATTCAGTTGATGGAGTGTATCCGACGACATCTGATGACTTGGTTCAATGAGCGTCGTGAAATGAGCATGCAGTGGACAAACATACTTGTTCCTTCTGCTGAAAGCTCTGTGACAAAGGCAGTTGAGCTTTCTCACCCATTCAATGCTTTCCGTGGAAATGATGCTGATTTCGAAGTTAGGTTCCCTGAAGGATCACATATAGTGGATATTCGTAACCGTAGATGTACATGTAATGGATGGCAGTTCTGTGGGTTGCCATGTTCTCATGCCGTGGCAGCTCTCCGCTCTTGTGGGCAGAATGTGTTTCGGTTCACTGAAAGTTGTTTCACTGTGACAAATTATCGCAAAGCCTACTCGGAGACAATACATCCTATTCCAGACAGAACTCTTTGGAAGGAGATGGCTGGATTTGAAGATGAAGCCAATGGAAGTTTATGGGTCACGATTAACCCACCAAAGTCGCTTCGGCCACCTAGCCGACCAAGGAAAAGGCGAATTCGCGCAGAAGATGCTGGTCGTGCTAAACGAGTGGTGCATTGCAGCCGCTGCAATCAGACTGGACATTTTCGAACAACTTGTTCAGCTCCCATATAG